One part of the Mya arenaria isolate MELC-2E11 chromosome 3, ASM2691426v1 genome encodes these proteins:
- the LOC128227359 gene encoding acetylcholine receptor subunit alpha-like 1 isoform X2, translating into MAAVRKLKFCFTGCLVALIICELLGYADSNDDAKRLYHDLLIQNKYNKLIRPIGNNTNKPLTVKMGIRLSQIIDVDELNQVMTTNVWLRQEWRDISLQWDPEEYGTIKQLELPSKNIWLPDIVLFNNADGNYEVTLMTKATVDYQGCVVWEPPAIYKSSCTIEVEFFPFDIQLCSMRFASWTYDGNQVDLIHECSTNPKAREVIFNGIDLRDFYESGEWDILEVTAEKNVNNNTEYPDITYNVTMRRKTLFHTVNLIIPSVAISCLTILVFYLPSDSCEKITLCISILLSLNFFFLLLAEIIPPTSIVVPLIGKYLLFTMILITLSIIVTVITLNVHFRSPSTHTMAPWVRRVFLNILPKMLLMRRPNLELEKVARTIVRTRNGMEMRDQYLNRHDLDNYETLRLTAHEDLDSESSVLSEEVQEAIDSIVFIAEHLKKGDHTASIREDWKYVAMVLDRLFLWIFTVACLVGTFGIIFQAPTLYDNRQRMTPVDSSYKCLPPHDQAPTEILKSNF; encoded by the exons ATGGCGGCCGTGCGAAAACTAAAATTTTGTTTTACGGGATGTCTTGTGGCGCTTATCATTTGCGAACTTTTGGGGTATGCCGACAGCAACGACGACGCAAAACGCTTGTATCACGATCTACTGATTCAGAACAAGTACAATAAACTGATTCGTCCCATCggaaacaacacaaacaaaccGCTCACGGTGAAGATGGGAATTCGGCTGTCACAAATCATCGACGTC GATGAGTTGAACCAGGTGATGACGACCAATGTGTGGCTGAGACAG GAGTGGAGAGATATCAGTCTGCAGTGGGATCCGGAGGAATATGGAACAATCAAACAACTCGAGCTGCCTTCCAAAAACATATGGCTGCCTGATATTGTCCTCTTCAACAA TGCCGATGGAAATTACGAAGTTACTCTCATGACAAAAGCAACTGTCGATTACCAAGGATGCGTTGTGTGGGAGCCGCCGGCGATTTACAAAAGCTCGTGTACCATAGAGGTCGAGTTCTTCCCGTTTGACATTCAACTTTGCTCCATGCGGTTTGCCTCATGGACTTATGATGGCAATCAAGTGGACCTCATTCACGAATGCTCTACCAACCCGAAAGCAAGAGAGGTCATATTCAATGGTATCGATCTCCGTGACTTTTACGAATCCGGTGAATGGGACATTCTCGAGGTCACTGCAGAAAAGAATGTGAATAATAACACCGAATATCCAGACATAACATACAATGTGACAATGAGGCGCAAAACCTTGTTTCACACCGTTAATCTTATCATCCCCTCTGTTGCAATATCCTGCCTGACCATTCTTGTATTTTACCTTCCCTCAGACAGCTGCGAAAAGATTACTTTGTGCATCTCTATTTTGCTCTCACTTAATTTCTTTTTCCTGCTTTTGGCAGAGATCATACCTCCAACGTCAATTGTCGTTCCGCTGATCGGCAAGTACCTGCTGTTTACAATGATTTTAATCACGTTATCAATTATTGTGACTGTCATAACACTGAACGTCCACTTCCGGTCGCCTTCTACTCACACGATGGCACCTTGGGTGAGACGCGTCTTCCTAAACATTTTGCCAAAGATGTTGTTAATGCGACGTCCAAACTTAGAGCTCGAAAAGGTCGCCCGAACCATAGTGCGGACTCGGAATGGAATGGAGATGCGAGATCAGTACCTAAATAGGCATGATCTAGACAACTACGAGACGTTACGTCTGACGGCGCATGAGGATCTAGATTCAGAGAGCAGCGTATTATCAGAGGAAGTTCAGGAGGCAATTGACAGCATTGTGTTCATTGCTGAACACCTCAAGAAGGGCGACCATACAGCTTCG ATTCGTGAAGACTGGAAGTATGTTGCAATGGTTTTGGACAGGTTATTCTTGTGGATATTCACAGTGGCTTGTTTAGTGGGAACGTTTGGCATAATCTTTCAAGCACCAACGCTGTATGACAACCGACAACGTATGACCCCGGTTGATAGCTCCTACAAATGCCTACCACCACATGACCAAG CGCCGACGGAGATTTTGAAATCCAACTTCTAA
- the LOC128227359 gene encoding acetylcholine receptor subunit alpha-like 1 isoform X1, producing MAAVRKLKFCFTGCLVALIICELLGYADSNDDAKRLYHDLLIQNKYNKLIRPIGNNTNKPLTVKMGIRLSQIIDVDELNQVMTTNVWLRQEWRDISLQWDPEEYGTIKQLELPSKNIWLPDIVLFNNADGNYEVTLMTKATVDYQGCVVWEPPAIYKSSCTIEVEFFPFDIQLCSMRFASWTYDGNQVDLIHECSTNPKAREVIFNGIDLRDFYESGEWDILEVTAEKNVNNNTEYPDITYNVTMRRKTLFHTVNLIIPSVAISCLTILVFYLPSDSCEKITLCISILLSLNFFFLLLAEIIPPTSIVVPLIGKYLLFTMILITLSIIVTVITLNVHFRSPSTHTMAPWVRRVFLNILPKMLLMRRPNLELEKVARTIVRTRNGMEMRDQYLNRHDLDNYETLRLTAHEDLDSESSVLSEEVQEAIDSIVFIAEHLKKGDHTASIREDWKYVAMVLDRLFLWIFTVACLVGTFGIIFQAPTLYDNRQRMTPVDSSYKCLPPHDQGLFSASKSENSFCFSSRNL from the exons ATGGCGGCCGTGCGAAAACTAAAATTTTGTTTTACGGGATGTCTTGTGGCGCTTATCATTTGCGAACTTTTGGGGTATGCCGACAGCAACGACGACGCAAAACGCTTGTATCACGATCTACTGATTCAGAACAAGTACAATAAACTGATTCGTCCCATCggaaacaacacaaacaaaccGCTCACGGTGAAGATGGGAATTCGGCTGTCACAAATCATCGACGTC GATGAGTTGAACCAGGTGATGACGACCAATGTGTGGCTGAGACAG GAGTGGAGAGATATCAGTCTGCAGTGGGATCCGGAGGAATATGGAACAATCAAACAACTCGAGCTGCCTTCCAAAAACATATGGCTGCCTGATATTGTCCTCTTCAACAA TGCCGATGGAAATTACGAAGTTACTCTCATGACAAAAGCAACTGTCGATTACCAAGGATGCGTTGTGTGGGAGCCGCCGGCGATTTACAAAAGCTCGTGTACCATAGAGGTCGAGTTCTTCCCGTTTGACATTCAACTTTGCTCCATGCGGTTTGCCTCATGGACTTATGATGGCAATCAAGTGGACCTCATTCACGAATGCTCTACCAACCCGAAAGCAAGAGAGGTCATATTCAATGGTATCGATCTCCGTGACTTTTACGAATCCGGTGAATGGGACATTCTCGAGGTCACTGCAGAAAAGAATGTGAATAATAACACCGAATATCCAGACATAACATACAATGTGACAATGAGGCGCAAAACCTTGTTTCACACCGTTAATCTTATCATCCCCTCTGTTGCAATATCCTGCCTGACCATTCTTGTATTTTACCTTCCCTCAGACAGCTGCGAAAAGATTACTTTGTGCATCTCTATTTTGCTCTCACTTAATTTCTTTTTCCTGCTTTTGGCAGAGATCATACCTCCAACGTCAATTGTCGTTCCGCTGATCGGCAAGTACCTGCTGTTTACAATGATTTTAATCACGTTATCAATTATTGTGACTGTCATAACACTGAACGTCCACTTCCGGTCGCCTTCTACTCACACGATGGCACCTTGGGTGAGACGCGTCTTCCTAAACATTTTGCCAAAGATGTTGTTAATGCGACGTCCAAACTTAGAGCTCGAAAAGGTCGCCCGAACCATAGTGCGGACTCGGAATGGAATGGAGATGCGAGATCAGTACCTAAATAGGCATGATCTAGACAACTACGAGACGTTACGTCTGACGGCGCATGAGGATCTAGATTCAGAGAGCAGCGTATTATCAGAGGAAGTTCAGGAGGCAATTGACAGCATTGTGTTCATTGCTGAACACCTCAAGAAGGGCGACCATACAGCTTCG ATTCGTGAAGACTGGAAGTATGTTGCAATGGTTTTGGACAGGTTATTCTTGTGGATATTCACAGTGGCTTGTTTAGTGGGAACGTTTGGCATAATCTTTCAAGCACCAACGCTGTATGACAACCGACAACGTATGACCCCGGTTGATAGCTCCTACAAATGCCTACCACCACATGACCAAG GATTATTTTCGGCTAGTAAGTCCGAAAACTCATTTTGCTTTTCGTCAAGGAATCTGTAA